The proteins below are encoded in one region of Tolumonas auensis DSM 9187:
- the purD gene encoding phosphoribosylamine--glycine ligase, whose product MNVLIIGNGGREHALAWKAAQSPLADKVFVAPGNTGSAREAKVENVNISATDVPALLAFAKQQNIGLTIVGPEAPLVIGVVDAFRAAGLKIFGPTEAAAQLEGSKAFTKDFLARHNIPTADYQNFTEIEPALAYLKEKGAPIVIKADGLAAGKGVIVAMTLEEAEEAVRDMLSGNAFGDAGSRVVIEEFLDGEEASFIVMVDGKNVLPMATSQDHKRIGDGDTGPNTGGMGAYSPAPVVTQEVHDKVMQLVIWPTVQGMAAEGNPYTGFLYAGLMIDPQGNPKVIEFNCRFGDPETQPIMLRMRSDLVELCLAACAGELDQKTADYDPRPAVGIVLAAAGYPAEVQKGDVISGLPTSEPDTAKVFHAGTAEQDGNIITAGGRVLCATALGATVAEAQKNAYALAETISWNGIYYRKDIAWRAIAREQK is encoded by the coding sequence ATGAATGTTTTAATTATCGGTAATGGCGGTCGTGAACATGCACTGGCATGGAAAGCCGCTCAATCACCGCTGGCAGACAAAGTATTTGTCGCACCGGGTAACACAGGCTCAGCGCGTGAAGCCAAAGTCGAAAACGTAAATATCAGTGCCACTGATGTTCCGGCTTTACTGGCCTTCGCCAAACAACAGAATATCGGCCTCACCATCGTAGGCCCCGAAGCCCCGCTGGTGATTGGTGTGGTTGATGCATTCCGCGCCGCAGGCCTGAAAATTTTCGGCCCGACTGAAGCAGCAGCACAACTGGAAGGCTCCAAAGCCTTCACCAAAGATTTTCTGGCGCGCCACAACATCCCGACTGCTGATTATCAGAATTTCACTGAAATCGAACCGGCTCTGGCCTACCTGAAAGAAAAAGGCGCCCCGATCGTCATCAAAGCTGATGGTCTGGCAGCCGGTAAAGGCGTAATTGTCGCCATGACGCTGGAAGAAGCCGAAGAAGCCGTACGCGATATGCTCTCCGGCAATGCCTTCGGTGACGCTGGCAGCCGTGTGGTGATCGAAGAATTTCTCGACGGTGAAGAAGCCTCTTTCATCGTCATGGTTGATGGCAAAAATGTACTGCCAATGGCCACCAGTCAGGATCACAAACGCATCGGCGACGGTGATACCGGCCCGAATACCGGCGGTATGGGTGCTTACTCCCCGGCACCAGTCGTGACACAGGAAGTCCATGACAAAGTCATGCAACTGGTGATCTGGCCAACCGTACAAGGCATGGCCGCCGAAGGTAATCCTTATACCGGTTTCCTGTATGCCGGTCTGATGATCGATCCGCAGGGCAACCCGAAAGTGATCGAATTCAACTGCCGCTTCGGTGATCCGGAAACCCAGCCGATCATGCTGCGTATGCGCTCTGATCTGGTTGAGTTATGTCTGGCTGCCTGTGCCGGTGAACTGGATCAGAAAACCGCGGATTACGATCCACGCCCTGCGGTGGGTATTGTGCTGGCTGCTGCCGGTTACCCGGCTGAAGTGCAGAAAGGTGACGTGATCTCCGGCCTGCCAACGTCTGAGCCGGATACCGCCAAAGTATTCCACGCCGGCACCGCAGAACAGGATGGCAACATCATCACCGCCGGTGGTCGTGTGCTCTGTGCCACCGCGCTGGGCGCTACTGTCGCGGAAGCACAGAAAAATGCTTACGCGTTAGCGGAAACCATCAGCTGGAACGGCATCTACTACCGTAAAGATATCGCCTGGCGCGCTATCGCCCGCGAACAGAAATAA
- the ettA gene encoding energy-dependent translational throttle protein EttA, translated as MAQFIYTMNRVGKVVPPKRHILKNISLSFFPGAKIGVLGLNGAGKSTLLRIMAGIDTEIEGEARPQPGIKIGYLPQEPKLDPEQTVREAVEEAMGDLKRAMTRLDEVYAAYAEPDADFDKLAKEQGELEAIIQSHDGHNMENQLERAADALRLPAWDAQIKVLSGGERRRVALCRLLLEKPDMLLLDEPTNHLDAESVAWLERFLHDYEGTVVAITHDRYFLDNVAGWILELDRGEGIPWEGNYSSWLEQKDARLAQEASTEAARRKSIEKELEWVRQNPKGRQAKSKARLSRFEELNGQDYQKRNETNELFIPPGPRLGDKVIEVEGLSKSYGDRQLIDNLSFSIPKGAIVGIIGPNGAGKSTLFRMLSGKEQPDSGTITLGETVVLASVDQFRDSMDDKKTVFDEVANGQDILKIGNFEIPSRAYVGRFNFKGVDQQKRVGELSGGERGRLHLAKLLQTGGNVLLLDEPTNDLDIETLRALENALLEFPGCAMVISHDRWFLDRIATHILDYSDEGNVRFFEGNFTDYEEWKKKTLGAEALQPHRIKYKKIAK; from the coding sequence ATGGCGCAATTTATTTACACCATGAATCGCGTGGGCAAAGTCGTACCGCCTAAGCGTCATATCTTAAAAAATATCTCCCTCTCGTTCTTCCCGGGCGCCAAGATCGGTGTACTCGGTCTGAATGGTGCTGGTAAATCAACCCTGCTGCGCATCATGGCCGGCATTGATACCGAAATCGAAGGCGAAGCCCGTCCGCAACCCGGTATCAAGATCGGTTACCTGCCGCAGGAGCCTAAGCTCGATCCGGAGCAGACCGTTCGTGAAGCGGTTGAAGAAGCCATGGGTGATCTGAAACGGGCCATGACGCGTCTGGACGAAGTCTATGCCGCCTATGCCGAACCCGATGCCGATTTCGACAAACTGGCTAAAGAACAAGGTGAACTGGAAGCAATCATCCAGTCTCACGATGGTCACAACATGGAAAACCAGCTGGAACGCGCTGCCGATGCACTCCGTCTGCCTGCGTGGGATGCGCAAATTAAAGTTCTCTCCGGTGGTGAACGTCGCCGCGTTGCGCTGTGCCGTCTGCTGCTGGAAAAACCAGACATGCTGCTGTTGGACGAACCAACTAACCACTTAGACGCCGAATCAGTTGCCTGGCTGGAACGCTTCCTGCACGACTACGAAGGCACCGTTGTGGCGATCACCCATGACCGTTACTTCCTCGATAACGTAGCAGGCTGGATCCTGGAGCTGGACCGCGGCGAAGGTATCCCGTGGGAAGGTAACTACTCCTCTTGGCTGGAGCAAAAAGATGCTCGTCTGGCGCAGGAAGCTTCTACTGAAGCCGCTCGTCGTAAATCGATCGAGAAAGAGCTGGAGTGGGTACGTCAGAATCCGAAAGGTCGTCAGGCCAAGAGCAAAGCCCGTCTGTCTCGTTTTGAAGAGCTTAATGGTCAGGATTACCAGAAACGTAACGAGACCAACGAACTCTTTATTCCGCCAGGACCACGTCTGGGCGATAAAGTGATCGAAGTGGAAGGTCTGAGCAAGTCTTACGGTGATCGTCAGCTGATCGACAACCTGTCATTCAGCATTCCGAAAGGCGCGATTGTCGGTATTATCGGCCCGAACGGTGCGGGTAAATCAACCCTGTTCCGTATGCTGAGCGGTAAGGAACAACCGGATTCCGGCACCATCACTTTAGGTGAAACAGTCGTTCTGGCCTCGGTCGATCAGTTCCGTGACAGCATGGATGACAAGAAAACCGTCTTTGATGAAGTGGCCAATGGTCAGGACATCCTGAAGATCGGTAATTTTGAGATCCCAAGTCGTGCCTATGTCGGCCGCTTTAACTTCAAAGGCGTCGATCAGCAAAAACGCGTCGGTGAACTCTCCGGTGGTGAACGCGGCCGTCTGCATCTGGCAAAACTGCTGCAGACCGGCGGTAACGTACTGTTACTCGACGAACCAACCAACGATCTGGACATTGAAACGCTGCGTGCGCTGGAAAATGCCCTGCTGGAATTCCCCGGCTGTGCGATGGTGATTTCGCATGACCGCTGGTTCCTTGACCGTATCGCGACCCATATTCTGGATTACAGCGATGAAGGTAACGTCCGCTTCTTCGAAGGTAACTTTACCGATTACGAAGAGTGGAAAAAGAAAACCTTAGGTGCCGAGGCGTTACAGCCACACCGCATCAAATATAAGAAAATCGCCAAATAA
- a CDS encoding Lrp/AsnC family transcriptional regulator, whose product MKLDRLDKKILNLMQKDARISNLDLAEQVGLSPSPCSRRIKALEESGLILKHVTLLNPEKLNLKLIAYIHINMDKHTPERLNNFNQSVSEMPEVMECALITGNDADYQLKVVVPDMEYYQHFLLEKLTRIDGVTGVRSSFVLQQVKQFTSLPLDHLE is encoded by the coding sequence ATGAAATTAGACCGTTTAGACAAAAAAATTCTGAACCTGATGCAGAAAGATGCCCGCATCAGCAATCTGGATCTCGCCGAACAAGTCGGGTTATCCCCTTCACCCTGTTCACGCCGTATCAAGGCACTGGAAGAATCAGGGCTGATTTTAAAGCATGTTACCCTGCTTAACCCGGAAAAACTGAATTTAAAACTGATCGCTTACATCCATATCAACATGGACAAGCACACCCCGGAGCGCCTGAATAACTTCAATCAATCGGTATCCGAAATGCCGGAAGTGATGGAATGCGCCCTGATCACCGGTAACGATGCCGACTACCAGCTCAAAGTAGTAGTACCCGATATGGAATACTACCAGCATTTCCTGCTGGAAAAACTGACCCGCATCGACGGCGTCACCGGCGTACGCTCCAGCTTCGTCCTGCAACAGGTCAAACAGTTCACCTCGCTGCCGCTCGATCATCTGGAATAA
- the lptG gene encoding LPS export ABC transporter permease LptG produces the protein MFGILDRYVGRTVIMAILMCTVMLVGLSSLIKFVDQLQNVGEGSFTTFHAILRVLYAIPGDTVLFFPMAALLGGVIGLGQLASSSELVVLQAAGLSRAKIVISALKTVIPVMFLIMLLGEYVAPIAEQKAHDIKTSAISGGKITASTYGIWVKEGHDFISIDTLFRDGSLRGVTLYRFNLNGELQEVIRSAMAVYQQQAWHLKDIVITQLQDKQQIKFKNLTDWVWKTNLTPDKLGVVSVSPDELSAQGLYNYISYMKSNGQQVDDYELEFWRKLLAPVSVIAMLLLAASTIFGPLRSVSMGARLISGVMMGFAFFVANQVLGPFSLVYNVPPVIGASVPSLIFMGVAIYMLQRRT, from the coding sequence ATGTTTGGTATTCTCGACCGCTATGTCGGGCGCACCGTGATAATGGCGATCCTGATGTGCACCGTCATGCTGGTAGGCCTGTCATCACTGATCAAATTTGTGGATCAATTACAGAACGTTGGTGAAGGTTCATTCACCACCTTCCATGCGATATTACGGGTGCTCTATGCCATACCGGGCGACACCGTGCTGTTTTTCCCCATGGCGGCCTTACTGGGTGGTGTGATTGGCCTTGGCCAGCTGGCCAGCAGCAGTGAACTGGTGGTATTGCAGGCGGCAGGTCTTTCCCGGGCGAAAATTGTTATTTCTGCGCTGAAAACAGTCATACCGGTGATGTTTCTGATCATGCTGCTTGGTGAATATGTAGCCCCGATAGCCGAACAGAAAGCGCACGATATCAAAACCAGCGCCATCAGTGGCGGCAAAATTACCGCTTCAACCTATGGTATCTGGGTTAAAGAAGGTCATGATTTTATCAGTATTGATACCCTGTTCCGTGATGGCAGTCTGCGCGGCGTCACCCTGTACCGTTTTAATCTGAACGGTGAATTACAGGAAGTTATCCGTTCTGCGATGGCCGTTTATCAGCAACAGGCATGGCACCTGAAAGATATTGTGATCACGCAATTACAGGATAAACAGCAGATAAAATTTAAAAACCTGACGGATTGGGTGTGGAAAACCAACCTGACCCCTGACAAATTAGGTGTGGTCTCGGTATCCCCGGATGAGCTCTCTGCACAAGGGCTATATAACTACATCAGCTATATGAAGAGTAACGGACAACAGGTCGATGACTACGAACTGGAGTTCTGGCGTAAACTGCTGGCACCTGTCAGCGTCATCGCCATGCTGCTGCTGGCTGCGTCCACTATTTTTGGTCCGTTACGTTCAGTGAGTATGGGTGCCCGGCTGATTTCCGGGGTGATGATGGGTTTTGCCTTCTTTGTCGCCAATCAGGTATTGGGCCCGTTCAGCCTGGTGTATAACGTTCCCCCTGTCATTGGGGCCAGCGTGCCCAGCCTGATCTTCATGGGTGTTGCCATTTATATGCTGCAACGCCGCACCTGA
- a CDS encoding type II toxin-antitoxin system Phd/YefM family antitoxin produces MAYQILTSVAASITELKKNPMGTAMEGEGQPVAILNRNEPAFYIVPPALFGYFQELAEDAELNRIADERMNNPEFIEISIDDL; encoded by the coding sequence ATGGCATATCAAATTCTGACATCTGTTGCAGCCAGCATCACTGAGCTGAAGAAAAATCCGATGGGAACGGCAATGGAGGGGGAAGGTCAGCCGGTCGCTATTCTGAATCGCAATGAACCGGCTTTTTATATCGTCCCGCCTGCATTGTTTGGCTATTTTCAGGAGTTAGCTGAGGATGCTGAATTGAATCGGATCGCTGATGAACGAATGAATAATCCTGAGTTTATCGAGATCAGTATTGATGACCTATAG
- the lptF gene encoding LPS export ABC transporter permease LptF, whose amino-acid sequence MIVFRYIFKETLKTQLSILLILLLIFTSQQFIRILARAADGSIPSSLIGQMMLLNIPYMGLLLLPISLFIAILFAHGRLYADSEMTVLRAIGVGPSYIMRISLVLALLTTVVATVNTMWLAPMAREKQSQLLDAAKADPLSIPLESGRFLSLDGGHLTAYVEDVQDSGRSLQRIFLLQRSPDPAEAAIIVAASGHLTNDAQGTPWVTLANGKRYAGTPPSTQFSIANFAEYKAQLQRKDIEPSTPKARALPSSALYNSTDKKQIAEWQWRVVLPLSIPLMTLIAVPLAVVNPRQGRYAKLLPAVMLYLSYFLLLSAGQSAIERGQLPEMPGLYIIPVLFTLLFAVPMNIKSTRLWQRLRIYWHKEKC is encoded by the coding sequence GTGATAGTTTTCCGTTATATATTTAAAGAAACACTCAAAACTCAGCTGTCAATCCTGCTGATCCTGCTGCTGATTTTTACCAGTCAGCAATTTATCCGGATCCTGGCAAGAGCGGCCGATGGTTCTATACCCTCTTCACTGATCGGCCAGATGATGCTGCTTAACATTCCTTATATGGGATTGTTACTACTGCCTATCAGCCTGTTTATCGCGATTTTGTTTGCTCATGGCCGGCTGTATGCCGACAGTGAAATGACCGTACTGCGTGCGATTGGTGTCGGCCCATCCTATATCATGCGCATCAGTCTGGTGCTGGCATTGCTCACCACCGTAGTCGCTACCGTGAACACCATGTGGTTAGCGCCGATGGCCAGAGAGAAACAATCCCAGCTGCTAGACGCCGCGAAAGCAGATCCCTTGTCGATCCCGTTAGAAAGCGGCCGCTTTCTGAGTCTGGATGGCGGACATCTTACCGCTTATGTGGAGGATGTTCAGGACTCCGGCCGCAGTTTGCAACGAATCTTTCTGTTACAGCGCAGCCCCGATCCGGCAGAAGCCGCCATTATCGTTGCGGCCAGCGGTCACCTGACGAATGATGCACAGGGAACGCCCTGGGTAACACTGGCGAATGGCAAACGCTATGCAGGCACGCCACCTTCAACCCAGTTCAGTATTGCCAACTTTGCGGAATACAAAGCGCAACTGCAACGTAAGGATATTGAACCCTCTACCCCTAAAGCCAGAGCACTGCCGTCATCGGCGCTCTATAACAGCACCGACAAGAAACAGATCGCCGAATGGCAATGGCGGGTGGTATTACCCCTTTCCATTCCGTTAATGACGCTGATAGCGGTGCCTCTGGCAGTCGTTAACCCGCGTCAGGGGCGATATGCCAAACTGCTTCCGGCAGTCATGCTTTATCTCAGTTACTTCCTGCTGCTGAGTGCCGGTCAGTCAGCCATCGAGCGCGGGCAACTGCCGGAGATGCCGGGTTTGTATATCATCCCTGTTCTGTTCACGCTGCTGTTTGCTGTTCCGATGAATATTAAAAGCACCCGATTGTGGCAGCGTCTGCGTATTTACTGGCATAAGGAAAAATGCTGA
- a CDS encoding RDD family protein: MSKTPRSRTRPVSAKPLTAFSSIPRAGFRRRLGAWAIDTLLVIPLLTLAGYLAYGLSYLLVISGLLSLEEGVTASNWLAHQLWFSLWLAGVLCSYFVWFWCREGQTPGMRRFEIRVQNTDSTLLSIGQALVRLGTSAFGLGNLMVIFDRREFLAFQDYWANCEVVVTAPGAGH; this comes from the coding sequence ATGAGTAAAACACCCCGTTCCCGCACCCGTCCGGTGTCTGCTAAGCCACTGACTGCCTTTAGTTCGATTCCGCGGGCTGGTTTTCGTCGCCGGTTAGGTGCCTGGGCTATTGATACCTTGCTGGTGATCCCGTTACTGACTCTTGCGGGTTATCTGGCGTATGGTTTGAGCTATTTGCTGGTTATCAGCGGATTATTGTCATTAGAGGAAGGTGTCACCGCGAGTAACTGGCTGGCGCATCAGTTGTGGTTCAGCCTCTGGCTGGCTGGCGTGTTGTGCAGCTATTTTGTCTGGTTCTGGTGCCGGGAAGGGCAAACGCCGGGGATGCGCCGTTTTGAGATCCGGGTCCAAAATACCGATTCTACGTTGCTGAGCATCGGTCAGGCGCTGGTGCGTCTGGGAACTTCTGCGTTTGGCTTAGGTAATCTGATGGTGATTTTTGATCGCCGCGAGTTTCTGGCATTTCAGGATTACTGGGCTAATTGCGAAGTGGTGGTGACTGCACCGGGTGCGGGGCACTGA
- a CDS encoding type II toxin-antitoxin system RelE family toxin, translated as MTYRLKFEKRAWKEWEKLGHPVRDQFKKKLAERLKNPRVPSAKLSGHADRYKIKLRSAGYRLVYQVFDDEVVVSVIAVGKRENSDIYNTASGR; from the coding sequence ATGACCTATAGACTGAAATTTGAGAAAAGAGCCTGGAAAGAGTGGGAGAAGCTAGGTCATCCGGTCAGAGATCAGTTTAAAAAGAAGCTGGCCGAGCGCCTGAAAAATCCTCGTGTTCCGAGTGCCAAGCTCAGTGGTCATGCTGATCGTTATAAAATCAAGTTGCGGTCAGCTGGCTATCGGTTGGTTTATCAGGTGTTCGATGATGAAGTGGTTGTCAGTGTGATCGCCGTTGGTAAGCGCGAAAATTCGGATATTTATAATACGGCCAGCGGGCGTTAA
- the purH gene encoding bifunctional phosphoribosylaminoimidazolecarboxamide formyltransferase/IMP cyclohydrolase produces the protein MENARPIRRALLSVSDKTGIVEFARALQQRGVELLSTGGTARLLADAGLAVTEVSDYTGFPEMMDGRVKTLHPKVHGGILGRRNTDDAIMTQHGIKPIDLVAVNLYPFAATVANPDCALEDAIENIDIGGPTMVRSAAKNHKDVTIVVNAKDYTRVLAEMDANANSLTYTTRFDLAIAAFEHTAAYDGMIANYFGTKVPTYGVQDEASADSKFPRTINFQFIKKQDMRYGENSHQAAAFYVEADVKEASVSTATQLQGKALSYNNIADTDAALECVKEFAEPACVIVKHANPCGVALGNDILEAYNRAYQTDPTSAFGGIIAFNRELDAATAEAIVSRQFVEVIIAPVVSEEAKAVVAKKANVRLLECGQWQGKANGFDVKRVNGGLLVQDRDQGMVTLTDLKVVTKRQPTEQELKDLLFCWKVGKFVKSNAIVYAKDSMTIGVGAGQMSRVYSAKIAGIKAADEGLEVKGSVMASDAFFPFRDGIDAAAEAGITCVIQPGGSMRDQEVIDAADEHGMAMVFTNMRHFRH, from the coding sequence ATGGAAAACGCTCGCCCAATCCGCCGTGCCCTGCTCAGCGTTTCAGACAAAACCGGTATCGTCGAGTTCGCCCGTGCCCTGCAACAACGCGGAGTAGAACTGCTCTCCACCGGCGGCACTGCGCGCCTGCTCGCGGATGCTGGCCTGGCTGTAACCGAAGTTTCGGATTACACCGGCTTCCCGGAAATGATGGATGGTCGAGTTAAAACCCTGCACCCGAAAGTTCACGGTGGCATCCTGGGTCGTCGCAATACCGACGACGCCATCATGACCCAGCATGGCATCAAACCAATCGATCTGGTCGCAGTTAACCTCTACCCGTTTGCCGCTACCGTCGCAAATCCAGACTGTGCATTAGAAGACGCCATCGAAAACATCGATATCGGCGGCCCGACCATGGTGCGCTCTGCGGCGAAAAACCACAAAGACGTCACCATCGTCGTGAATGCGAAAGATTACACCCGTGTTCTGGCTGAAATGGATGCCAACGCTAACTCACTGACCTACACCACCCGTTTCGATCTGGCGATTGCCGCGTTCGAACACACCGCTGCTTACGACGGCATGATCGCCAACTACTTTGGTACCAAAGTGCCAACTTACGGTGTACAGGACGAAGCCAGCGCAGATTCCAAATTCCCGCGCACCATCAACTTCCAGTTCATCAAAAAGCAGGATATGCGCTACGGCGAAAACAGCCATCAGGCCGCTGCTTTCTATGTTGAAGCGGATGTGAAAGAAGCCTCTGTTTCTACCGCGACCCAGTTGCAGGGCAAAGCACTCTCCTACAACAACATCGCAGATACTGACGCGGCGCTGGAATGCGTGAAAGAATTTGCCGAACCAGCCTGTGTGATCGTAAAACACGCCAATCCATGTGGCGTTGCGCTGGGTAACGATATTCTCGAAGCCTACAACCGCGCTTACCAGACCGACCCGACTTCCGCTTTCGGCGGCATCATCGCCTTCAACCGTGAACTGGATGCAGCCACTGCAGAAGCCATCGTCAGCCGTCAGTTCGTTGAAGTGATCATTGCGCCTGTGGTCAGTGAAGAAGCCAAAGCTGTAGTCGCGAAAAAAGCCAACGTCCGTCTGCTGGAATGCGGTCAGTGGCAGGGTAAAGCTAACGGTTTCGATGTGAAACGCGTGAACGGCGGCCTGCTGGTGCAGGATCGCGATCAGGGCATGGTGACTCTGACCGATCTGAAAGTCGTGACCAAACGTCAGCCTACTGAACAGGAACTGAAAGATCTGCTGTTCTGCTGGAAAGTCGGCAAATTCGTGAAATCTAACGCCATTGTCTACGCTAAAGACAGCATGACCATCGGCGTCGGTGCCGGTCAGATGAGCCGTGTTTACTCCGCGAAAATCGCCGGTATCAAAGCCGCCGATGAAGGTCTGGAAGTAAAAGGTTCCGTCATGGCCTCTGACGCTTTCTTCCCGTTCCGCGACGGTATCGACGCCGCTGCCGAAGCCGGTATCACCTGTGTCATTCAGCCGGGCGGTTCAATGCGCGATCAGGAAGTGATCGACGCCGCTGATGAACACGGCATGGCGATGGTGTTTACGAATATGCGTCATTTCCGCCATTAA
- a CDS encoding pilin — translation MKKQSGFTLIELMIVVAIIAILAAIALPAYQNYTREARYSELVTAADGLKTSMTVCYAKNGDLADCDTLGELGLPDFALTDNMLATTAPIGTIAANGTAIKITLNGTPATGSKSCIVDGTLDNTTGKITWDFATGCEYDAAADVPAA, via the coding sequence ATGAAAAAACAATCCGGTTTTACCCTTATTGAATTGATGATCGTCGTGGCGATTATTGCTATTTTGGCTGCGATTGCACTGCCTGCATACCAGAACTATACCCGTGAAGCTCGTTACTCAGAGCTGGTTACTGCCGCTGATGGCCTGAAAACATCAATGACCGTTTGTTATGCTAAAAATGGTGACTTAGCTGATTGTGATACACTTGGTGAATTAGGTCTGCCTGACTTTGCATTAACAGACAATATGTTAGCCACAACTGCCCCAATCGGGACTATCGCAGCGAATGGTACTGCTATCAAAATTACACTTAATGGTACCCCAGCGACAGGAAGCAAATCTTGTATCGTAGACGGTACTCTTGATAATACTACAGGCAAAATCACTTGGGATTTTGCCACTGGATGTGAATATGATGCAGCTGCAGATGTTCCTGCAGCCTAA